One genomic window of Hydra vulgaris chromosome 03, alternate assembly HydraT2T_AEP includes the following:
- the LOC136077633 gene encoding uncharacterized protein LOC136077633 has translation MATHVSEKVISKANFMNEVQKYPVLYDKFDKEFKDKFKKKNAWEEVGRLSNLTANQAEEKYKSIRSSYGRWLKAKKNIPSGSGSNSVPPQFLHLDWLNTFIEHRETTSNICLPSDSKLEGINLEENVDMVCEQLEIIHCPLNELNTNLPEDVIEEKDCINSCLRVDSSDKVRKKRKKLDSDDLLDKTLVKTLEKINSNMTNSNEVDQDEDFLFMISLIPQLKRLNNYSEALAKVQIQAFLLKLEFPDKGEPVYSV, from the coding sequence ATGGCGACACATGTATCAGAAAAAGTCATCTCTAAAGCAAATTTTATGAACGAAGTTCAAAAATATCCTGTTTTGTATGACAAGTTTGATAAGGAATTTAAAGacaaattcaaaaagaaaaatgcaTGGGAAGAAGTTGGTCGTCTTTCAAACCTAACTGCTAATCAAGcagaagaaaaatataaaagcattcgAAGTAGTTATGGAAGGtggttaaaagcaaaaaaaaatatcccaTCAGGTTCTGGAAGTAATTCAGTACCACCTCAGTTTCTCCATCTTGATTGGCTAAATACCTTTATTGAACATCGTGAAACAACCTCTAATATTTGTTTACCTTCTGATTCCAAACTAGAAGGAATAAATTTGGAGGAAAATGTAGACATGGTATGCGAGCAACTTGAAATTATTCATTGTCCACTAAATGAACTAAATACTAATTTACCTGAAGATGTGATTGAAGAAAAAGATTGTATAAATTCTTGTCTGCGAGTAGATTCAAGTGATAAAgttaggaaaaaaagaaaaaaattagattccgATGACTTACTTGATAAAACATTagtaaaaacattagaaaaaattaattccaATATGACAAATTCAAATGAAGTAGATCAAGatgaagattttttatttatgatttcaTTAATTCCACaactaaaaagattaaacaacTATTCCGAAGCCTTGGCTAAAGTTCAAATACAAGCATTTCTGCTCAAGTTGGAGTTTCCAGATAAAGGTGAACCAGTCTACTCTGTTTAA